One window from the genome of Alkalihalobacillus sp. LMS6 encodes:
- a CDS encoding aminotransferase class V-fold PLP-dependent enzyme yields the protein MYYFDQAATSFPKPKSVIEAVANTMEHYGANPGRSGHLLSRQAAEIVQETREKVASFFHAPAAEHVWFYANATYALNQAILGFPFDEGDEVVTSYFEHNSVLRPLYTLESKGIELNFAGGKTGEETADAIVESITERTRFVVINHASNVTGDIVPLSTIAQKAHAVGAILCVDASQTAGVIDIDMDRDGIDLLACPGHKGLLGPQGTGMLVSKKDYQLKPLTYGGTGHTSESKDQPHTWPERYEAGTLNTPALAGLGAGLDEIEHLGGTEAIYKHEMDRLDQLLTGLKNTNVTLVGTDSTEGRLAVVSFGLPSMSSQEIAIILDQHYQIAVRAGLHCAPKLHEWYGSIDEGLVRVSFGPYTTKDEVDLLLQAIQDISEAM from the coding sequence ATGTATTATTTTGATCAAGCAGCAACATCGTTTCCGAAACCTAAATCAGTTATTGAGGCAGTGGCAAACACAATGGAGCACTACGGGGCAAACCCAGGAAGAAGTGGGCATTTACTATCTAGGCAAGCTGCTGAAATTGTTCAAGAGACGAGGGAAAAAGTAGCATCTTTTTTTCATGCTCCGGCAGCAGAACATGTTTGGTTTTATGCTAATGCTACGTATGCGCTTAATCAAGCGATCTTAGGGTTTCCATTTGATGAAGGTGATGAAGTAGTTACTTCTTATTTTGAACATAATTCTGTTCTGAGGCCTCTTTACACACTCGAAAGTAAGGGAATTGAGTTGAATTTTGCAGGAGGGAAAACAGGGGAAGAGACGGCTGATGCCATCGTTGAGTCAATTACTGAGCGAACGAGATTTGTTGTCATTAATCATGCTTCAAACGTGACTGGAGATATTGTCCCCCTGTCGACGATTGCACAAAAAGCACATGCAGTAGGTGCTATACTGTGTGTAGATGCATCACAAACGGCTGGAGTCATAGATATTGATATGGATAGAGACGGAATTGATTTACTAGCTTGCCCAGGTCATAAAGGCTTACTTGGTCCACAAGGGACAGGGATGCTTGTGTCAAAAAAAGATTATCAGCTAAAGCCGTTAACGTACGGTGGGACAGGTCATACATCTGAAAGCAAAGACCAACCACACACATGGCCGGAACGATATGAGGCAGGAACATTAAATACGCCTGCACTTGCTGGACTTGGCGCCGGCTTAGATGAAATCGAGCATTTAGGCGGTACCGAAGCAATCTACAAACATGAAATGGACCGATTAGACCAATTGCTTACTGGATTAAAGAACACGAATGTGACACTAGTGGGTACCGATTCAACAGAAGGACGTTTAGCTGTTGTCTCCTTCGGCTTACCAAGTATGAGCAGTCAGGAAATCGCAATTATTTTAGACCAACACTATCAAATTGCAGTTCGCGCTGGCCTTCACTGTGCCCCTAAGCTACATGAATGGTATGGCTCAATTGATGAGGGGCTTGTACGTGTAAGTTTTGGACCTTACACGACCAAAGATGAGGTTGATTTGCTCTTACAAGCCATTCAAGATATTTCAGAGGCCATGTAA